The nucleotide sequence CCGTGGCGCTGGTGTCCTCGGAGTTGGCGACGGAGACGATCTGCGCCGCGACGGGCCGCTGCGCGGCCATCGTGTCGATGCTCGCCAGCACCTTCTCCAGGTCGAAGACGGGTGCCCCCTCGGCGCGGGGCGTGAGCTGGGTGACGGTCATCGGGTGCTCTCTCCGTGGGACGAGAACCAGGTGGCGGTCTGCCGCCCGGTCATGGGCTCGCTGAGGCTGAACCCCTGCAGGTAGGTGGCGCCCAGGCGGACGAGTTCCGCGGCCTGCTCCGGCGTCTCGACGCCCTCGGCGACGGTGCTCAGGTCGAGGCTGCGGGCCAGGGCGATGACGGCGGAGGCGATCTCGGCGTAGCCGTGCGCGAGCTCGGCCACGAACGAGCGGTCCACCTTCAGGCAGTCCACCGGCAGGTGACGCAGGTAGGCCAGGGACGAGTAGCCGGTGCCGAAGTCGTCGATGGCCAGCTCGACGCCGAGGTCGCGCAGCTGGTGCAGGACCCGGCGCGCGGAGTCCGGGTCCTTCATCAGAGCCGACTCGGTGATCTCGACGGAGATGCGCGACGCAGCGAGGCCGTGCCGCTCGAGGGCCTCGGCCACCTGCGGCGGCAGGTTGGCGTCGAGCTGCGGCGCCGAGACGTTCACGTTCGCCCGCGGCGGCGCGGCCGGGCCCACCATCCGGTCCCACTCGGCCAGCTGACGGCAGGTCTCGTCGAGCACGAGCAGCCCGAGTGCCGGGACGAGCCCGCTCTCCTCCGCCAGCGGCACGAACACCGCCGGGCTGATCGGGCCCCGCTCGGCGTGGGTCCAGCGCGCCAGCGCCTCGACCGCGACGGGCCGCCCGTCGGCCGCGTCGAAGATCGGCTGGTACAGGAGCGTGATCTCCCGTCGCTCGATGGCGTCACGCAGCTCGGCGACCAGGCGCAGCTTGTCGCGGGCGTTCTCGCGGGCCTGCTGGTCCAGGACGGTGATCCGCCCCTTGCCACCCGCCTTGGCCTGGTACATCGCGATGTCGCAGTCGCGGATCAGCTCGTCGGCCGAGGTGTGCTCCTCCGTCTGCACGGTGACGCCGACGCTGGCGTAGGGCCGCACGTCGACGCCGCCCAGGCGGACCGGCCGGGCCAGCTCCACCGAGATCCGCTCCGCGAGCGCGACGGCCGCCGGCTGGTCGACGTCCTCGCACACCACCACGAACTCGTCGCCGCCGAACCGGGCCACGAGGTCACCGGGGCGCACCGCCGTGCACAGCCGGGTGGCCACCTCGACCAGCAGCTCGTCACCGGCGGTGTGCCCCAGGGAGTCGTTGACGACCTTGAAGTTGTCGAGGTCCAGGAAGAGGCAGGCCAGCGCACCGCGTCCCGGGCCGAACCGCTCCGCGACGTACTGGGCCAGCAGTGTCCGGTTGGGCAGGCCGGTGAGCGGATCGTGGTTGGCCTGGTGGGCGAGCCTGGCCTCGAAGGCCAGCCGGTCGGTGATGTCCTCGATCGTCCCGACGAAGCCGGCCCCCACGCCGGGGGTGAACAGGTGGGCGAAGCGGATGACCGTGGTGCGGACGGTGCCGTCCTGGCGCAGCAGCCGCGCCTGGGTCTCGACCTCACCGCCGTCCAGCGCGGCCGAGACCCGCTCGATGACGGTGTCGAGGTCGTCCTCGTGGACGGTGTCGATCCAGCCGGTGCCCAGCAGCTGCTCGGCGCGGCGGCCGACCAGGCTGCAGAACGCGTCGTTCACGTGGGCCAGCCGCATCCCCTGCTCGGAGAGCAGCGTGGGCACCGGAGAGCGCTCGGTCAGCGTGGAGAAGCGACGCTCGTGGGCATCGGCGGTGGCCCGCAGGGCCCGCTCCTGCTCGTTGGTGGCGGAGACGATGCGGATGGTCCACATCCGGCCGCTGGGGGCCGGTGTCGTCGTGACCAGCGCCTCCACGGTGGCGCCGCTGGCCATCCGCACGGGCAGGGTCATCCGCGCGGTGCGCTCCCGCCGCAGCAGCAGCCTGAGCCCACCGCCGCCGAGGGAGGGGAACAGCTGGTCGACCGGGAGGGCGCGCAGGTCGTCCAGGCCGTAGCCCAGCAGGTCGACCGCGCCGGCGTTCCCCCAGCTCAGGCGGGGACGACCGGCCACCATCTCCGCGACCACCAGCGCGAGGTTGTCGCTGACGCTGGCGCTGTAGAAGACCGAGGACACGATCTCCGGTGGGACGCGGTCGTCGTCGGCAGCGCTGACTGTGACGGACACGGTCTTCCCCTCCTTGCTCGGCGTCCCTGGTTCGGACCCGCCAGAGAGGTTCTTCGGCCGATCCGGGGGACGCCCACCCCCATCCGGGCGGCGCGCACCCCGTTCGGGTGGAGCCCGCCGCCGACTCCCCGGCAATTCCTCACCGATGCGCGGCCGGGCACGTGCGGTCGGTCACATCTCCGGATCCATCAGCCGGAACCGTCCGTTAACAGGCAAGATCCACCCGATCCACCGAGCACCGCGAACGACCCCACCACTGGCGAGCAGGCAACGAGGCCTGCCCACCGAGGATTGGAGCGCCACGATGCAGATCGGAGTCCCGCGCGAGACGCGGCCCCGCGAGACACGGGTGTCCGCGACACCGGCGACCGTGAAGCGGCTCGTGTCGCTGGGGTACGACGTCGTGGTCGAGGGCGGGGCCGGTGCGGCCAGCAGCTTTCCCGACCACGCCTACGCCGACGCGGGCGCTCGGATCGGCTCGACCGACGAGGCGTGGGGGGCCGACGTCGTCCTGCGGGTGAACGCCCCCGCGATCGGGGAGATCGGCCGCCTGCGCGACGGCGCCACGCTGATCAGCCTGCTCTCCCCGGCGCTGAACACCGAACTGGTCGACGCGCTCGCCGCCCGGCCGATCACCGTGCTCGCGATGGACGCCGTCCCCCGGATCTCCCGGGCGCAGTCGATGGACGTGCTGTCCTCGATGGCGAACATCGCCGGCTACCGGGCCGTCGTCGAGGCCGCCCACGTGTTCGGCCGGTTCTTCACCGGGCAGGTGACGGCGGCGGGCAAGGTGCCGCCGGCCACGGTGCTCGTCGCCGGGGCCGGCGTGGCCGGGCTCGCGGCGATCGGCGCGGCGAGCAGCCTGGGGGCGATCGTGCGGGCGACCGACGTCCGCCCCGAGGTCGCCGAGCAGGTCCGTTCGCTCGGCGGGGAGTACGTCGCCGTGCCCGCCGCGGAGGCCCAGGTCAGCACCGACGGGTACGCCCGCGAGATGAGCGAGGACTTCAACCGCCGCGCGGCGCAGATGTACGCCGAGCAGGCCGGGCAGGTCGACATCATCATCACGACCGCGCTGATCCCGGGCCGGCCGGCGCCCCGGCTGATCACCGAGGAGATGGTCGCCTCGATGCGGCCGGGGTCGGTCATCGTCGACATGGCCGCCGCGCAGGGCGGGAACGTCGCCGGCTCGGTGCCCGACGAGATCGTCGTGACCGCCAACGGCGTCTCGATCATCGGCTACACCGACCTGCCGGGGCGGCTGCCCGCCCAGGCCTCCCAGCTCTACGGCACCAACCTGGTCAACCTGCTCACCCTGCTCACCCCGGGCAAGGACGGCCGGCTGGTCCTGGACTTCGACGACGTCGTGCAGCGGGCCATCACCGTCGTGCGCGCGGGCGAGAAGACCTGGCCCCCACCGCCGGTGCAGGTGTCGGCCGCGCCGGCGCCGGCCGCGCCGCCCGCGCCGCCGGCCGGCGCCACCGCCGGTGCGCCCAGCGTGCCCGCGAAGACGCCGGCGCCCGCGCGACGGTTCGCGCTGGTCGGTCTGGGTGCCGCGCTGCTGTTCCTGCTGACCGCCTTCTCGCCGAACGAGCTGGTGCAGCACTTCACCGTGTTCGCCCTCGCCGTCGTCGTCGGCTTCTACGTCATCGGGCACGTGCACCACGCGCTGCACACCCCGCTGATGTCGGTGACCAACGCGATCTCCGGGATCATCGTGGTCGGCGCGCTGCTGCAGCTGAGCAGCGACGACGGCGTCGTGCAGGCGCTCGCCTTCGTCGCCACCCTCGTGGCCAGCATCAACGTCTTCGGCGGCTTCGCCGTCACCCGCCGCATGCTGGGGATGTTCTCCCGCGGCCCGAGCGTGAAGGGCGCGGCCCGATGACCGCCGTCTCCGCCGCCTACGCGGCCTACATCGTCGCCGGCCTGCTGTTCATCCTCAGCCTCGCCGGTCTGTCGAAGCACGAGACCGCCAAGGCGGGCAACACCTACGGCATCGCCGGCATGGCGATCGCGCTGGCGGCCACCATCGGCGTGGCCACCCGCTCCATCTCCGCGGTCGGGCTCACGCTGCTCGTCCTCGCCGTCGCGATCGGCGCGGCCATCGGGCTCTGGCGCGCCCGCAAGGTCGAGATGACCGGCATGCCGGAGCTCATCGCGCTGCTGCACAGCTTCGTCGGCCTGGCCGCCGTCCTCGTCGGCTGGAACGGCTACCTCTCAGTCGAGGGCGCCGAGGGCGGCTCGGTGCTCACCGGCGCCGAGGCCGGTATCCACTCCGGCGAGGTGGTCGTCGGCGTGTTCATCGGCGCGGTCACCTTCACCGGCTCGATCGTGGCCTTCCTGAAGCTGTCGGCGCGGATCAAGAGCAACCCGCTGATGCTGCCGGGCCACAACTGGCTGAACCTGGGCGCGCTGGCGCTGTTCGCGGTGCTGACCGTCGTCTTCGTCGCCGAGCCGAGCCTGCCCGTGCTGGCGCTGGTCACGGTGCTCGCGCTGGCGCTGGGCTGGCACCTGGTCGCCTCGATCGGCGGCGGCGACATGCCGGTCGTCGTCTCGATGCTCAACAGCTACTCCGGCTGGGCCGCCGCCGCCTCGGGCTTCCTGCTGGGCAACGACCTGCTGATCATCACCGGTGCGCTGGTCGGCTCCTCGGGTGCCTACCTCTCCTACATCATGTGCAAGGCGATGAACCGGTCGTTCCTGTCGGTGATCGCCGGCGGGTTCGGCAACGAGGGCAGCGCCGTCGCCTCCGACGTCGACTACGGCGAGCACACGGAGATCACCGCCGAGGAGACCGCCGAGCTGCTGCGGGACGCGAAGTCCGTCGTCATCACGCCCGGCTACGGCATGGCCGTCGCGCAGGCGCAGGGCCCGGTGGCGACCCTGACCCGCACGCTCACCGAGCGCGGCGTCGAGGTGCGCTTCGGCATCCACCCGGTCGCCGGGCGGCTGCCCGGGCACATGAACGTGCTGCTGGCCGAGGCGAAGGTCCCGTACGACGTGGTCCTCGAGATGGACGAGATCAACGACGACCTCGCCACGACCTCCGTCGTCCTGGTCATCGGCGCCAACGACACGGTGAACCCCGCCGCCACCGACGACCCCGGCAGCCCGATCGCCGGAATGCCGGTGTTGCGCGTGTGGGAGGCCGAGCACGTCATCGTGTTCAAGCGGTCGATGAACACCGGCTACGCCGGCGTGCAGAACCCGCTGTTCTTCCGGGACAACACCCAGATGCTCTTCGGGGACGCCCGCGAGCGGGTGGAGGACATCCTCCGGGCGCTCTGAGGGGCCGGTCGGCGGCCGACCGCGGCCCCCGGGTGGGCGCGCGCGACCCCCCGCCGGCTCATGGTGCGGGGCCCGGCACCTGCCGGCCGTCCACGGGTGGGTACGCGGCGTCGTTCACCACGGCCGCCCGGGCCTGCCCGCCTCCGGTCGACCGCCGGTCCGGCGCGAGCGACGCGCCACGCCGTCCCCGGTCGGCCCGGCGGCGGCAGGGCCACCGGACTGACTATGATTGCCCCTGCGCGTCACACAGCCGGCGTGCGCCCGGGCCTCTCGCCCGTCCCGGAGGACCCCTGGAACAGACGGGGGTCCGTCCCCCACCGCCGGCACGCTTCGTCCGGTTACAAGCCCACACGGAGTACCGCGCGTGACGTACCCCGACGACGAGATCTCGGTCGTCCAACCGGCCTTCGATGAGCTGGCACGGCTCTCGTTCGCCGAGCACTCGCTGGAATCGGTCCTGCACAAGGTGACCGAGCTGGCAACCCGCATCCTCCCCGGTCAGCCGATCGCCTCGGTGACGATCGTCGCCGACGGCCGGCCCAGCACGGTGGCCGCGAGCGGCGACCTCGCCGTGCGGCTGGACGAGGTGCAGTACCGCCTCGGTTCGGGCCCGTGCCTGACGGCGGCGGCGTCCGGCCGGCCGGCCGGGATCACCGACACGCACACCGACGGGACCTGGGCGGACTTCGCCGCGGAGGCCGCAGCCGCGGGCTGCGACAGCGTGCTCTCCTACCCGCTGCCGGTGCAGGAGCGGGTGGTCGGCGCGATGAACGTCTACGCGCGCGGGCTCTCGGCCTCCGACGACCGCACGCACGGTCTGGTCTCCCGCCTGGCCGCGTACGCCGTCGGTCCGGTGTCGAACATGTACCTCTACGAGACCGCGGTCGAGCGGGCCGAGCACCTGGAGGCCGCGCTGGAGTACCGGGCGGTGATCGACCAGGCCAAGGGCATCCTCATGGAGCGGCACAAGCTGACCGCCGACCAGGCGTTCCAGCTGCTGGCCCGGGTGTCGATGGAGACCAACACCAAGCTGCGTGACGTGGCGGCCGAGTTCGTGTTGACCGGGGAGCTGCGGGAGCGCTGAGCCGGCGGTTCCTCCCCCGCCGGGATCCGCGAGTCGGCTTGCGCGCCGGACACCGGTCCCCGACGGTGGCCACATGGATCCCTTCCGCGGTCTCGGCATGCCCCGGATCCCGGGGTTCGGCGAGCTGCTCGCGCTGCTGCAGACCCAGACCGAGGCGCTGTCCCAGCTGCCCCGGACGCTGGCCGACCTCAACGGGGCGGTGCGTGAGCTGACCGCCGCGACCACGTCGGCGCGGGAGACGATCGCGTCGGCCCAGCGGATGGCCGAGCGGCTGGAGGACCTGGTCGACGAGCTGGAGGAGCCGGTGCGCGCGCTGCGCCCCGGCATCGAGCGGGTCGGCCGGGTGCTGGACGACCCGGCGGTCGACACCGTGCCCGACACGCTGCGGCGGATCCACGAGGACCTGATGCCGCTCATCTCCGGACTGCGGCAGGCGCAGAGCCGGGTGGGCTCGGTGACCGGGCTGCTGCGCCGCCGCCCGGGGGACGGGGACGACGGCTACTGAGCCACCCTCAGCCGTCGGCGGCAGGCGGCTCGCGGCGGACGAGGTCGCCGACGGCCTCCTCCAGCCGCGCCCACGTGGAGCTCCACTCCACCAGCGGGTCGAGGATCCGCTCGAACACCGCGAGCTGCTGGTCGAAGGCCTGCAGCTGAGCGGTCATCGCCGCGATCGACTGCCGCTGGGCCCTGACGACGTCGGCGATCGCCCGCACCTGCGCGGCGGACATCGCGCCCGGGGGGCTGGGCAGCGCCGGCAGCGACAACCTGCCGGGGACGGCGCCGGCCAGGTTGCGGGCCCGGTCGCTGAAACCGCGCAGCTGGTTGACGAACTCGTCGACGGACCGACCCACGATCCCGCTCGGCGGGGTCGCCCGGTCGGCGTCGTCGGCCTCGGTCATCGCTCCCCCTCCGGCTGCCGTGCCGGATCCGACCTTAGGCGCGCGTCGCCGTCGAGGGCGACCCGTACCGACGGTCCGGGGCACGGGAGCGCCCGCCGGGACATCGATCGCCCCACCCGGTTCAGCGGCCGTCGAGCAGGGCCAGCTCCCGGCCGACCAGCTCGCGACGCCGGCCGCACGACCCCGACCGCGACGGCCGCGGTCGGACTCCTCGGCCGGTGTAC is from Blastococcus sp. HT6-4 and encodes:
- a CDS encoding EAL domain-containing protein; this translates as MSVTVSAADDDRVPPEIVSSVFYSASVSDNLALVVAEMVAGRPRLSWGNAGAVDLLGYGLDDLRALPVDQLFPSLGGGGLRLLLRRERTARMTLPVRMASGATVEALVTTTPAPSGRMWTIRIVSATNEQERALRATADAHERRFSTLTERSPVPTLLSEQGMRLAHVNDAFCSLVGRRAEQLLGTGWIDTVHEDDLDTVIERVSAALDGGEVETQARLLRQDGTVRTTVIRFAHLFTPGVGAGFVGTIEDITDRLAFEARLAHQANHDPLTGLPNRTLLAQYVAERFGPGRGALACLFLDLDNFKVVNDSLGHTAGDELLVEVATRLCTAVRPGDLVARFGGDEFVVVCEDVDQPAAVALAERISVELARPVRLGGVDVRPYASVGVTVQTEEHTSADELIRDCDIAMYQAKAGGKGRITVLDQQARENARDKLRLVAELRDAIERREITLLYQPIFDAADGRPVAVEALARWTHAERGPISPAVFVPLAEESGLVPALGLLVLDETCRQLAEWDRMVGPAAPPRANVNVSAPQLDANLPPQVAEALERHGLAASRISVEITESALMKDPDSARRVLHQLRDLGVELAIDDFGTGYSSLAYLRHLPVDCLKVDRSFVAELAHGYAEIASAVIALARSLDLSTVAEGVETPEQAAELVRLGATYLQGFSLSEPMTGRQTATWFSSHGESTR
- a CDS encoding Re/Si-specific NAD(P)(+) transhydrogenase subunit alpha, whose amino-acid sequence is MQIGVPRETRPRETRVSATPATVKRLVSLGYDVVVEGGAGAASSFPDHAYADAGARIGSTDEAWGADVVLRVNAPAIGEIGRLRDGATLISLLSPALNTELVDALAARPITVLAMDAVPRISRAQSMDVLSSMANIAGYRAVVEAAHVFGRFFTGQVTAAGKVPPATVLVAGAGVAGLAAIGAASSLGAIVRATDVRPEVAEQVRSLGGEYVAVPAAEAQVSTDGYAREMSEDFNRRAAQMYAEQAGQVDIIITTALIPGRPAPRLITEEMVASMRPGSVIVDMAAAQGGNVAGSVPDEIVVTANGVSIIGYTDLPGRLPAQASQLYGTNLVNLLTLLTPGKDGRLVLDFDDVVQRAITVVRAGEKTWPPPPVQVSAAPAPAAPPAPPAGATAGAPSVPAKTPAPARRFALVGLGAALLFLLTAFSPNELVQHFTVFALAVVVGFYVIGHVHHALHTPLMSVTNAISGIIVVGALLQLSSDDGVVQALAFVATLVASINVFGGFAVTRRMLGMFSRGPSVKGAAR
- the pntB gene encoding Re/Si-specific NAD(P)(+) transhydrogenase subunit beta, with product MTAVSAAYAAYIVAGLLFILSLAGLSKHETAKAGNTYGIAGMAIALAATIGVATRSISAVGLTLLVLAVAIGAAIGLWRARKVEMTGMPELIALLHSFVGLAAVLVGWNGYLSVEGAEGGSVLTGAEAGIHSGEVVVGVFIGAVTFTGSIVAFLKLSARIKSNPLMLPGHNWLNLGALALFAVLTVVFVAEPSLPVLALVTVLALALGWHLVASIGGGDMPVVVSMLNSYSGWAAAASGFLLGNDLLIITGALVGSSGAYLSYIMCKAMNRSFLSVIAGGFGNEGSAVASDVDYGEHTEITAEETAELLRDAKSVVITPGYGMAVAQAQGPVATLTRTLTERGVEVRFGIHPVAGRLPGHMNVLLAEAKVPYDVVLEMDEINDDLATTSVVLVIGANDTVNPAATDDPGSPIAGMPVLRVWEAEHVIVFKRSMNTGYAGVQNPLFFRDNTQMLFGDARERVEDILRAL
- a CDS encoding GAF and ANTAR domain-containing protein, which translates into the protein MTYPDDEISVVQPAFDELARLSFAEHSLESVLHKVTELATRILPGQPIASVTIVADGRPSTVAASGDLAVRLDEVQYRLGSGPCLTAAASGRPAGITDTHTDGTWADFAAEAAAAGCDSVLSYPLPVQERVVGAMNVYARGLSASDDRTHGLVSRLAAYAVGPVSNMYLYETAVERAEHLEAALEYRAVIDQAKGILMERHKLTADQAFQLLARVSMETNTKLRDVAAEFVLTGELRER